In Nitrosophilus alvini, the following are encoded in one genomic region:
- the rsmD gene encoding 16S rRNA (guanine(966)-N(2))-methyltransferase RsmD, with translation MKKEFTTKIIAGKYKGKKIVLPPLEVTRSSKAILRESLFNRLQNEIYDTNFVEVFGGSGSVGLEALSRGAKYAYFIEKERNSYEILRRNAKNIDEKSTKIYLGDAFELIFDIVEELKRKKEKAYFYFDPPFSIREGMEEIYDKVFETIKKIPKNIVEMIIIEHMSKLKMPEKLGNYKLEKTKKFGKSSLSYYI, from the coding sequence TTGAAAAAAGAGTTTACTACAAAAATAATAGCGGGAAAATATAAAGGTAAAAAAATTGTTCTGCCTCCTCTGGAAGTTACAAGAAGCTCAAAAGCGATACTCAGAGAGTCTCTTTTCAACAGGCTTCAAAACGAAATATATGACACAAATTTTGTTGAAGTATTTGGCGGTAGCGGGTCTGTGGGCCTTGAGGCACTCAGCCGTGGAGCAAAATACGCCTATTTTATAGAAAAAGAGAGAAACTCATATGAAATACTTAGAAGAAATGCAAAAAATATCGATGAAAAGAGTACTAAAATATATCTGGGTGATGCTTTCGAGCTGATTTTCGATATTGTGGAGGAGTTAAAAAGAAAAAAAGAGAAGGCATACTTTTATTTTGATCCTCCCTTTTCTATAAGAGAGGGGATGGAAGAGATATATGACAAAGTTTTTGAAACAATAAAGAAAATTCCGAAAAATATAGTAGAAATGATTATTATTGAGCATATGTCAAAATTGAAAATGCCTGAAAAGCTCGGAAATTATAAACTTGAAAAAACAAAGAAATTCGGCAAAAGCAGTCTCAGTTACTATATTTAA